Proteins from one Halovivax limisalsi genomic window:
- a CDS encoding aldo/keto reductase: MEYTTLGDSGLTVSRIGLGTMNLGYDGSGWKLDAAESREILERAIDLGITFIDTANVYRDGESESLIGDVLADYDRDELVVASKVYFSMDDDDPNAQGLSRKAIEQELSNSLDRLGLDTLDLYQIHRWDYETPIEETLRALDDAVRRNQVRYLGASSMWAHQFADALHTSDRLGLERFVSMQNHYNPVYREEDREMLPLCEREGIGVVPWSPLARGYLTRPHDEFDTTPRARRENERRPDRHAIYRAGGGEEINRRIEELAAEYGVSMAQFTLAWHLHREPVTAPIVGVSSVEHLEEAVEAVDVSISDSDLEYVDEPSEPVPIEGHE; encoded by the coding sequence ATGGAGTACACCACGCTCGGTGACTCGGGCCTGACCGTCAGTCGCATCGGCCTCGGAACGATGAACCTCGGCTACGACGGGAGCGGCTGGAAGCTCGACGCCGCGGAGAGTCGCGAGATCCTCGAACGCGCGATCGACCTCGGCATCACCTTCATCGACACGGCGAACGTCTACCGCGACGGCGAGAGCGAGTCCCTCATCGGCGACGTGCTCGCCGACTACGATCGCGACGAGCTCGTCGTCGCCTCGAAGGTGTACTTCTCGATGGACGACGACGATCCGAACGCGCAGGGACTCTCCCGGAAGGCGATCGAGCAGGAACTGTCGAACTCGCTCGACCGACTCGGGCTCGATACGCTCGACCTCTACCAGATCCACCGATGGGATTACGAGACGCCGATCGAGGAGACGCTCCGCGCGCTCGACGACGCCGTCCGGCGCAACCAGGTGCGCTACCTGGGCGCGTCGTCGATGTGGGCCCACCAGTTCGCAGACGCGCTTCACACGAGCGATCGGCTCGGGCTCGAGCGCTTCGTCTCCATGCAGAATCACTACAACCCGGTCTATCGCGAGGAGGACCGCGAGATGCTCCCGCTGTGCGAGCGCGAGGGTATCGGCGTGGTTCCGTGGAGCCCCCTGGCCCGCGGCTACCTCACTCGCCCCCACGACGAGTTCGACACGACGCCCCGGGCCAGGCGTGAGAACGAACGGCGACCTGATCGCCACGCCATCTACCGGGCCGGTGGCGGCGAGGAGATCAACCGACGCATCGAGGAACTGGCCGCGGAGTACGGCGTCTCGATGGCCCAGTTCACCCTCGCCTGGCACCTCCATCGCGAGCCCGTCACCGCGCCGATCGTCGGCGTTTCGAGCGTCGAACACCTCGAGGAAGCCGTCGAGGCGGTCGACGTCTCGATCTCGGACTCCGATCTCGAGTACGTCGACGAACCGTCCGAACCCGTTCCGATCGAAGGCCACGAGTGA
- a CDS encoding Rieske (2Fe-2S) protein yields the protein MTDGTRLTTVDTVHEEGSWLFTVRDSYGELDEVILVPCEDGVEGWINRCPHESQRLDVGRGAAIRDGEIVCPRHGSTFDSCAGDCDNGDAAGTRLVPVETTVEDGAVYLSDRSVSFANEGGIDAAETSPADDLDGDDDVPSSTSHIGF from the coding sequence ATGACCGACGGGACGCGTTTGACGACGGTCGACACTGTCCACGAGGAGGGCTCGTGGCTGTTCACCGTCCGCGATTCCTACGGCGAACTCGACGAAGTGATCCTGGTGCCCTGCGAGGACGGCGTCGAAGGCTGGATCAATCGCTGTCCGCACGAGTCCCAGCGCCTGGACGTCGGCCGCGGGGCGGCGATCCGCGACGGCGAGATCGTCTGTCCGCGCCACGGCTCGACGTTCGACTCGTGCGCCGGCGACTGCGACAACGGCGACGCCGCCGGGACCCGACTCGTCCCTGTCGAGACGACGGTCGAGGACGGTGCGGTCTACCTCTCCGATCGGAGCGTCTCGTTCGCGAACGAGGGCGGGATCGACGCGGCCGAGACCTCCCCGGCGGACGACCTCGACGGCGATGACGACGTACCGTCGTCGACCTCGCATATCGGGTTCTGA
- a CDS encoding class I SAM-dependent methyltransferase → MEVPCVRVRREDGEATRRRLAAEDLVADTFEITHEDGWLYIPVTDAHAVPADLDLVDREAPERETQTTPAELLGFEPSYERLGRAAILDEDDTDRAREIAAAIVESDLPVETVLNKASKVKGETRVRDWEVLAGEGSDDGASTEVVHREYGHAFALDVAEVYFSPRLATERHRVAEQVAAGDRVVDMFAGVGPFAIPMAARGADVVGVDVNPRAIEYLRENAERNGVADRVTAIDADVRDVAAEYAGWADRIVMNLPHSADDFLDAAVAIAGDDCTIHYYDIQHEDDPFGPGERAIREVAEPEYDVSVETERVVRSYAPHECNVCLDVRLTR, encoded by the coding sequence ATGGAAGTGCCGTGCGTCCGGGTGCGCCGCGAGGACGGCGAGGCGACGCGTCGCCGACTTGCCGCCGAAGATCTCGTGGCCGACACGTTCGAGATCACCCACGAGGACGGCTGGCTCTACATCCCCGTGACCGACGCGCATGCGGTGCCTGCGGACCTCGACCTCGTCGATCGCGAGGCGCCCGAACGGGAGACCCAGACGACGCCGGCGGAGCTGCTGGGATTCGAACCCTCCTACGAGCGCCTCGGCCGGGCCGCGATCCTCGACGAGGACGACACGGACCGCGCGCGCGAGATCGCGGCCGCGATCGTCGAATCGGACCTGCCGGTCGAGACGGTGCTGAACAAAGCCTCGAAAGTCAAGGGCGAAACGCGCGTGCGCGACTGGGAGGTCCTCGCGGGCGAGGGATCCGACGACGGAGCGAGTACCGAAGTCGTTCACCGCGAGTACGGTCACGCGTTCGCCCTCGACGTCGCCGAGGTCTACTTCTCGCCCCGTCTCGCGACGGAGCGCCACCGCGTGGCCGAGCAGGTCGCGGCCGGCGACCGCGTCGTCGACATGTTCGCCGGCGTCGGGCCGTTCGCCATCCCCATGGCCGCCCGCGGCGCCGACGTCGTCGGCGTCGACGTCAACCCGCGCGCGATCGAGTACCTCCGCGAAAACGCCGAGCGAAACGGCGTGGCCGATCGGGTGACCGCGATCGACGCGGACGTGCGCGATGTCGCCGCCGAGTACGCGGGCTGGGCCGACCGCATCGTGATGAACCTGCCCCACAGCGCCGACGACTTCCTCGACGCCGCCGTCGCGATCGCCGGCGACGACTGTACGATCCACTACTACGACATTCAGCACGAGGACGACCCTTTCGGCCCCGGCGAACGCGCGATTCGCGAGGTCGCCGAGCCCGAGTACGACGTCTCGGTCGAGACCGAACGAGTGGTCAGATCCTACGCGCCCCACGAGTGCAACGTCTGTCTCGACGTTCGCCTGACCCGGTGA